The Quadrisphaera sp. RL12-1S genome has a segment encoding these proteins:
- a CDS encoding DUF2231 domain-containing protein: MFDTFNGLPVHPLVVHAVVVLLPLAVLGTIAVAAVPRWRARYSGLNALVAVVGTVLCPVATSSGEALEHRVGDPGAHAELGDQLLWFAAPLALLAVALWWLQRQQLRASGSGPRRPSRALTVVAGLAVVAALASGVQVYRVGDSGAKAVWKDQMTTSAPAAGAQGDGD, translated from the coding sequence GTGTTCGACACCTTCAACGGCCTTCCCGTGCACCCGCTGGTCGTGCACGCCGTCGTCGTCCTGCTGCCCCTGGCCGTGCTGGGCACCATCGCCGTGGCGGCCGTCCCGCGCTGGCGCGCCCGCTACTCCGGCCTGAACGCGCTCGTCGCCGTCGTCGGCACCGTGCTGTGCCCCGTGGCCACCAGCAGCGGCGAGGCGCTCGAGCACCGCGTGGGCGACCCCGGCGCGCACGCCGAGCTGGGCGACCAGCTGCTGTGGTTCGCCGCCCCCCTGGCGCTGCTGGCCGTGGCGCTGTGGTGGCTGCAGCGCCAGCAGCTGCGGGCCTCCGGGTCTGGCCCGCGCCGGCCCTCCCGGGCGCTGACCGTGGTGGCCGGTCTGGCCGTGGTAGCGGCGCTGGCCAGCGGCGTGCAGGTCTACCGCGTCGGTGACTCCGGGGCGAAGGCGGTCTGGAAGGACCAGATGACCACCTCGGCCCCCGCGGCGGGTGCTCAGGGCGACGGCGACTGA
- the katG gene encoding catalase/peroxidase HPI, with the protein MTTNPPQHAAGSAGTAGTAGTAAQATGYTTYDDVLEGKCPFGGSTIGGAQTTPPTLSDWYPDRLRVEQLHRDGAAADPLADLDYPAAFATIDLDELKADITALLTTSVSWWPSDYGNYAPQMIRMAWHAAGTYRIADGRGGAGQALQRFAPISSWWDNGNTDKSRRLLWPIKQKYGAALSWADLMILTGNCALEVMGFPTIGFGGGRRDAWEADDATYWGPEHLDMTDPGSYDDMVDRSGRWSTEPGEPGYELQQPLAASHQALIYVNPEGPNANGDPAASAVDIRITFGRMAMNDVETVALIAGGHAFGKSHGAVPADQIGAPPEIAPLEAMGLGWHNPVGSGNAEHTMTNGIEGSWTPNPTQWDNDYLKNLFAYEWEQTRSPAGALQWTPKDASAPRTPDAHRPGVDHALMMMTSDIALKVDPVYREVCERFLADFDYFTDEFAKAWHKLTHRDMGPKSRYLGPDVAAEDFIWQDPLPAREHPVVSEADVERLKQAVRATGLSASDLAFTAFSSAVTHRESDKRGGANGARIALAPQKDWAVNRRTVPVVAALRDVVAEFNASAADGGARVSLADAVVLAGCVAVEDAAAAAGVTTRVPFTPGRVDATQDQTDVAQFQWLAPVVDGFRNYEQDDLASVTDVAPERFFLDQAALLGLTAPEWVVLTGGLRVLGCNHDGSAHGVFTERVGALTTDFFTTLTSMDFQWGTADGEGGRSTRFTLDDRETGVQVHTATRNDLVFGANAQLRAVAEVYASRDGAERFVRDFVAVWDKVMMADRYDVDPSTAPTPRVPAAAAR; encoded by the coding sequence ATGACCACCAACCCTCCCCAGCACGCCGCCGGGTCCGCCGGCACCGCCGGCACGGCCGGCACCGCGGCGCAGGCCACGGGCTACACCACCTACGACGACGTCCTCGAGGGCAAGTGCCCCTTCGGGGGCAGCACGATCGGCGGCGCGCAGACCACGCCGCCCACGCTCTCGGACTGGTATCCCGACCGGCTGCGCGTCGAGCAGCTGCACCGCGACGGCGCGGCGGCCGACCCCCTGGCCGACCTCGACTACCCGGCCGCCTTCGCCACCATCGACCTGGACGAGCTCAAGGCCGACATCACCGCCCTGCTCACCACGTCGGTCTCGTGGTGGCCCTCGGACTACGGCAACTACGCGCCGCAGATGATCCGCATGGCCTGGCACGCCGCCGGCACCTACCGCATCGCCGACGGGCGGGGCGGCGCCGGCCAGGCGCTGCAGCGCTTCGCGCCGATCAGCAGCTGGTGGGACAACGGCAACACCGACAAGTCGCGCCGCCTGCTGTGGCCCATCAAGCAGAAGTACGGCGCGGCGCTGTCCTGGGCCGACCTCATGATCCTCACCGGCAACTGCGCGCTGGAGGTCATGGGCTTCCCGACCATCGGTTTTGGCGGGGGTCGCCGGGACGCCTGGGAGGCGGACGACGCCACCTACTGGGGCCCGGAGCACCTCGACATGACCGACCCCGGCTCCTACGACGACATGGTGGACCGCAGCGGGCGGTGGAGCACGGAGCCGGGCGAGCCCGGCTACGAGCTGCAGCAGCCGCTGGCCGCCTCCCACCAGGCGCTCATCTACGTCAACCCCGAGGGGCCCAACGCCAACGGCGACCCGGCGGCGTCCGCGGTGGACATCCGCATCACCTTCGGCCGGATGGCCATGAACGACGTCGAGACGGTCGCGCTCATCGCCGGTGGTCACGCCTTCGGCAAGAGCCACGGCGCGGTGCCGGCCGACCAGATCGGCGCGCCCCCGGAGATCGCCCCGCTGGAGGCGATGGGCCTGGGGTGGCACAACCCCGTGGGGTCCGGCAACGCCGAGCACACCATGACCAACGGCATCGAGGGCTCCTGGACGCCGAACCCCACGCAGTGGGACAACGACTACCTGAAGAACCTCTTCGCGTACGAGTGGGAGCAGACCCGCAGCCCCGCCGGCGCGCTGCAGTGGACGCCGAAGGACGCCTCGGCGCCGCGCACCCCCGACGCCCACCGCCCGGGCGTCGACCACGCGCTGATGATGATGACCAGCGACATCGCCCTCAAGGTGGACCCGGTCTACCGGGAGGTCTGCGAGCGGTTCCTGGCCGACTTCGACTACTTCACCGACGAGTTCGCCAAGGCCTGGCACAAGCTCACCCACCGCGACATGGGCCCGAAGTCGCGCTACCTCGGCCCGGACGTGGCCGCGGAGGACTTCATCTGGCAGGACCCGCTGCCGGCCCGGGAGCACCCGGTGGTCTCCGAGGCGGACGTGGAGCGCCTCAAGCAGGCCGTGCGGGCCACCGGCCTGTCGGCCTCCGACCTGGCCTTCACGGCGTTCTCCTCGGCGGTGACCCACCGCGAGTCCGACAAGCGCGGTGGCGCCAACGGCGCCCGCATCGCGCTGGCGCCGCAGAAGGACTGGGCGGTCAACCGCCGCACGGTGCCGGTGGTCGCCGCCCTGCGCGACGTCGTCGCGGAGTTCAACGCCTCCGCCGCCGACGGTGGTGCGCGCGTCAGCCTGGCGGACGCCGTGGTGCTGGCCGGGTGCGTCGCGGTGGAGGACGCCGCCGCGGCGGCGGGCGTCACCACCCGGGTGCCGTTCACGCCCGGCCGCGTCGACGCCACCCAGGACCAGACGGACGTCGCGCAGTTCCAGTGGCTCGCGCCGGTGGTCGACGGGTTCCGCAACTACGAGCAGGACGACCTCGCCAGCGTCACGGACGTGGCCCCCGAGCGGTTCTTCCTCGACCAGGCCGCCCTGCTGGGGCTCACCGCGCCGGAGTGGGTGGTGCTCACCGGCGGCCTGCGCGTGCTCGGCTGCAACCACGACGGCTCCGCCCACGGCGTGTTCACCGAGCGCGTGGGCGCCCTGACCACCGACTTCTTCACCACGCTCACGAGCATGGACTTCCAGTGGGGCACCGCCGACGGCGAGGGCGGACGGTCCACCCGGTTCACCCTCGACGACCGCGAGACCGGCGTCCAGGTGCACACCGCCACCCGCAACGACCTCGTCTTCGGTGCCAACGCGCAGCTGCGCGCCGTCGCCGAGGTCTACGCCTCCCGGGACGGCGCCGAGCGCTTCGTGCGGGACTTCGTGGCCGTGTGGGACAAGGTCATGATGGCCGACCGCTACGACGTCGACCCGTCCACCGCGCCGACCCCCCGCGTGCCCGCGGCGGCCGCCCGCTGA
- a CDS encoding VIT1/CCC1 transporter family protein — protein MTHDAPPDDALSTPEPALHRGVGDRLNWLRAGVLGANDGIVSVAGIVLGVIGATTDRGVLFTAGSAGLVAGALSMAVGEYVSVSTQKDTQTALLALERRELAEMPEQELEELAAIYQAKGIPADLAHQVAVALTEKDALRAHAEAELNMDPDEVVKPWQAAWASMLSFTVGALLPLLAALLIPAPAQVAATVVAVLVALAITGAVSARLGGANAQRAVLRTVAGGAVAMAVTYFIGSLVGTAV, from the coding sequence ATGACCCACGACGCACCCCCGGACGACGCCCTCTCCACGCCGGAACCGGCGCTGCACCGCGGCGTCGGCGACCGCCTCAACTGGCTGCGCGCCGGCGTGCTGGGCGCCAACGACGGCATCGTGTCGGTGGCCGGCATCGTGCTGGGCGTCATCGGCGCGACCACGGACCGCGGCGTGCTCTTCACCGCCGGCAGCGCCGGCCTGGTGGCGGGCGCGCTGTCGATGGCCGTGGGCGAGTACGTCTCGGTGAGCACCCAGAAGGACACCCAGACCGCGCTCCTCGCGCTGGAGCGGCGCGAGCTGGCCGAGATGCCCGAGCAGGAGCTGGAGGAGCTCGCCGCGATCTACCAGGCCAAGGGCATCCCGGCCGACCTCGCCCACCAGGTGGCGGTGGCGCTGACGGAGAAGGACGCGCTGCGCGCGCACGCCGAGGCCGAGCTCAACATGGACCCGGACGAGGTGGTCAAGCCCTGGCAGGCGGCGTGGGCCTCCATGCTGTCCTTCACGGTGGGGGCGCTGCTGCCGCTGCTGGCGGCGCTGCTGATCCCCGCGCCCGCGCAGGTGGCGGCCACCGTGGTGGCGGTGCTGGTGGCCCTGGCCATCACCGGAGCCGTGAGCGCGCGCCTGGGCGGCGCCAACGCCCAGCGGGCGGTGCTGCGCACGGTGGCCGGCGGCGCGGTGGCCATGGCCGTCACGTACTTCATCGGCTCGCTGGTGGGCACCGCCGTCTGA
- a CDS encoding response regulator transcription factor, protein MRVLVVEDEQRLAALLVQVLTEEGWTATAVHDGAAGLAAARAGGVDLVVLDWMLPDLDGPAVLQALRAEGHAVPVLVLTARTALEDRVTALDVGADDHLAKPFEVAELLARLRALHRRATPSVVAAQRAGDLVVDPETRRVFRGPTEVALTTREFDILALLLREAGRTVSRYRILDEVWDGDTDISSNVIDVHVGRLRGKIDGPFGRSAVQTLRGVGYRLDPAGG, encoded by the coding sequence GTGCGGGTGCTGGTGGTGGAGGACGAGCAGCGCCTGGCTGCCCTGCTGGTGCAGGTGCTCACCGAGGAGGGCTGGACCGCGACGGCGGTGCACGACGGCGCCGCCGGTCTGGCGGCGGCACGCGCCGGCGGGGTGGACCTGGTGGTGCTCGACTGGATGCTGCCCGACCTCGACGGGCCCGCGGTGCTCCAGGCGCTGCGCGCGGAGGGCCACGCCGTGCCGGTGCTCGTGCTCACGGCCCGCACGGCCCTGGAGGACCGCGTCACCGCGCTGGACGTCGGCGCTGACGACCACCTCGCCAAGCCCTTCGAGGTGGCCGAGCTGCTGGCCCGCCTGCGGGCGCTGCACCGCCGCGCCACCCCCTCGGTGGTGGCGGCGCAGCGCGCGGGGGACCTCGTGGTGGACCCCGAGACGCGGCGGGTCTTCCGCGGTCCCACCGAGGTCGCGCTGACCACCCGCGAGTTCGACATCCTCGCCCTGCTGCTGCGCGAGGCCGGCCGGACGGTGAGCCGGTACCGGATCCTCGACGAGGTGTGGGACGGCGACACCGACATCTCCAGCAACGTCATCGACGTCCACGTGGGGCGGCTGCGCGGCAAGATCGACGGCCCGTTCGGGCGCAGCGCCGTCCAGACGCTGCGCGGGGTCGGCTACCGCCTCGACCCCGCCGGTGGCTGA
- a CDS encoding sensor histidine kinase — translation MARRLPRLVGTRLQRLPLRTRLVAGFAVVMAVVLSTGGAFIFWRVDVALDRRVNGDLRAESAELAPLVQPDGSVDTGDRDDGEALSEHQVLDASGRVLSAGGAVGATPLLPGDAVRSALAGPLFYDVGSPLPLDDRPLRLYAVPLAEQRSSGAAAVLVVATSRAASDEALRELLAQLAVVGLTTLVLTTLVGDRLALLALRPVEEYRAQALAVAAGEPGVRLDVPPDRDDEVTRLGHTLNDMLTALDAAMARERRFVQDASHELRTPLTLLRTRVELARRRPRTREELEAVLAELDVDLTDLQALAQQLLDLSVAAPAPDSPVDLAAVVDDVAGLSGTGADGLPERWEAVVDDDARPAPVLVSERTVRQVVFNLLGNAARHGGPHASVRLAAAGPGVVALTVTDDGPGMPADFLPTALLRFSRSADARERPGSGLGLSVVEELVAAAGGELRLCSRGAHHRTGDRFDAPCSHPVAGTTAAVLLPLTPAAPPPVTPAS, via the coding sequence GTGGCTCGCCGACTCCCCCGCCTGGTGGGGACCCGCCTGCAGCGGCTGCCGCTGCGCACCCGGCTGGTGGCGGGCTTCGCCGTCGTCATGGCCGTGGTGCTGAGCACCGGCGGGGCGTTCATCTTCTGGCGGGTGGACGTGGCGCTGGACCGCCGCGTCAACGGCGACCTGCGCGCGGAGTCGGCTGAGCTCGCGCCGCTGGTGCAGCCCGACGGGTCTGTCGACACCGGCGACCGCGACGACGGCGAGGCGCTGTCCGAGCACCAGGTGCTGGACGCCTCCGGCCGGGTGCTCTCCGCGGGCGGCGCCGTCGGCGCCACCCCGCTGCTCCCCGGCGACGCGGTGCGGTCAGCGCTGGCCGGTCCGCTGTTCTACGACGTCGGCTCCCCGCTGCCGCTGGACGACCGTCCGCTGCGCCTGTACGCCGTGCCGCTGGCCGAGCAGCGCAGCTCGGGTGCGGCGGCCGTGCTCGTCGTCGCCACGAGCCGGGCCGCCAGCGACGAGGCGCTGCGGGAGCTGCTCGCGCAGCTGGCCGTGGTGGGCCTCACCACGCTGGTGCTCACCACGCTGGTGGGCGACCGGCTGGCGCTGCTCGCGCTGCGCCCGGTGGAGGAGTACCGCGCGCAGGCCCTGGCGGTGGCCGCCGGCGAGCCCGGCGTGCGCCTGGACGTGCCACCGGACCGCGACGACGAGGTCACGCGCCTGGGACACACCCTCAACGACATGCTCACCGCCCTGGACGCCGCGATGGCGCGCGAGCGCCGCTTCGTGCAGGACGCCAGCCACGAGCTGCGCACGCCGCTGACGCTGCTGCGCACCCGCGTGGAGCTGGCCCGCCGCCGCCCGCGCACCCGCGAGGAGCTCGAGGCGGTGCTGGCCGAGCTCGACGTCGACCTCACCGACCTGCAGGCCCTCGCCCAGCAGCTGCTCGACCTCAGCGTGGCCGCCCCCGCTCCCGACTCCCCCGTGGACCTGGCCGCGGTGGTCGACGACGTCGCGGGCCTGTCGGGCACGGGCGCCGACGGCCTGCCCGAGCGCTGGGAGGCGGTCGTCGACGACGACGCGCGGCCGGCGCCCGTGCTCGTGAGCGAGCGCACCGTGCGGCAGGTCGTCTTCAACCTCCTGGGCAACGCCGCGCGCCACGGCGGGCCGCACGCGTCCGTGCGGCTGGCCGCGGCCGGGCCGGGGGTGGTGGCCCTGACGGTCACCGACGACGGCCCGGGGATGCCCGCGGACTTCCTGCCCACGGCGCTGCTGCGCTTCTCCCGCTCCGCGGACGCCCGCGAGCGCCCCGGGTCGGGCCTGGGCCTGTCGGTGGTGGAGGAGCTGGTGGCCGCTGCCGGCGGCGAGCTGCGGCTGTGCTCGCGGGGCGCCCACCACCGCACGGGAGACCGCTTCGACGCGCCGTGCTCCCACCCGGTGGCGGGGACCACCGCCGCGGTGCTGCTCCCCCTGACCCCGGCTGCGCCGCCTCCCGTCACGCCGGCGAGCTGA